A single window of Acidobacteriota bacterium DNA harbors:
- a CDS encoding SDR family NAD(P)-dependent oxidoreductase produces the protein MTVRSTAVVTGANSGIGLETVRGLAREGIHVVMVCRNETKAEAAKVDIEASVPMRRYRSSSATSVCRSTCDGPPQRSRQRTSSSTCW, from the coding sequence GTGACCGTTCGTTCGACGGCTGTTGTCACTGGCGCCAACTCCGGCATCGGCCTGGAAACCGTCCGGGGCCTGGCCCGTGAGGGTATCCACGTGGTGATGGTATGCCGCAACGAGACCAAGGCTGAGGCGGCCAAGGTCGACATCGAGGCATCCGTGCCGATGCGTCGCTATCGATCGTCCTCTGCGACCTCAGTCTGCAGGTCGACGTGCGACGGGCCGCCGCAGAGATCGAGGCAAAGAACGAGCAGCTCGACCTGCTGGTGA
- a CDS encoding TetR family transcriptional regulator yields the protein MASEQKTPLTPKRIVRAAVEAADRDGIDSISMRSLAAALDAGTMSLYNHILNKDELLDAMVEDIAATIERPEPGADWKEGVR from the coding sequence ATGGCCAGCGAACAGAAGACCCCACTCACGCCGAAGCGGATCGTACGCGCTGCGGTTGAGGCAGCCGACCGCGACGGCATCGACTCGATCAGCATGCGCAGCCTCGCTGCCGCATTGGACGCGGGAACGATGTCGCTCTACAACCACATCCTGAACAAGGACGAACTTCTCGACGCCATGGTCGAGGATATCGCCGCCACGATCGAGCGTCCAGAGCCAGGCGCTGACTGGAAGGAGGGCGTCCGCTGA
- a CDS encoding TetR/AcrR family transcriptional regulator C-terminal domain-containing protein, translating into MATSTRDVLHRHPWAVEVWPARIPRPQRWTLMETVLEHLALAGLPDDLTDLAFHAVINHVLGHTRQELSAASSNPTTHVEDVAENLDAERFPKVIDHLRYHAEDHPTHDSFLFVLDLILDGLAR; encoded by the coding sequence ATAGCAACATCGACACGAGATGTACTTCACCGCCACCCCTGGGCCGTCGAGGTGTGGCCGGCTCGGATTCCAAGGCCGCAACGCTGGACATTGATGGAGACCGTTCTCGAACATCTCGCATTGGCTGGCCTACCCGACGACCTCACCGACCTCGCTTTCCACGCCGTCATCAACCACGTCCTCGGCCATACACGCCAGGAGTTATCAGCAGCTAGCTCGAACCCAACAACCCACGTCGAAGACGTGGCAGAGAACCTCGATGCCGAACGCTTCCCAAAGGTGATCGACCACCTCCGCTACCACGCTGAAGACCACCCAACTCACGACTCCTTCCTGTTCGTCCTCGACCTCATCCTCGACGGTCTGGCGCGTTGA
- a CDS encoding SDR family NAD(P)-dependent oxidoreductase — protein sequence MRADASLSIVLCDLSLQVDVRRAAAEIEAKNEQLDLLVNNAGIMIRSRQITTEGIEMMLAVNHVAPFLLTALLLPLLQASTPARIVNVASGAHSMGRLDLGDFQPPGAMACSASLAMAKPS from the coding sequence ATCCGTGCCGATGCGTCGCTATCGATCGTCCTCTGCGACCTCAGTCTGCAGGTCGACGTGCGACGGGCCGCCGCAGAGATCGAGGCAAAGAACGAGCAGCTCGACCTGCTGGTGAACAACGCCGGGATCATGATCCGATCCCGTCAGATCACAACCGAAGGTATCGAGATGATGCTGGCCGTCAACCATGTCGCGCCGTTTCTGCTCACGGCCCTACTACTACCCTTGCTGCAGGCCTCGACACCCGCCCGGATCGTCAACGTCGCCTCCGGGGCCCACAGCATGGGCAGACTCGATCTCGGCGACTTTCAGCCACCCGGGGCTATGGCCTGTTCGGCTTCTCTCGCTATGGCGAAACCAAGCTGA